A genomic segment from Enoplosus armatus isolate fEnoArm2 chromosome 12, fEnoArm2.hap1, whole genome shotgun sequence encodes:
- the neurog3 gene encoding neurogenin-3, whose protein sequence is MSPEVLRAPCDLHASRDSEALSRFSGRSPASGAGDTSEDSSENLPRKPPTVLGGDASSGKNLKHKTRSERSGQRGRRRMKANDRERHRMHNLNSALDALRSILPALPEDAKLTKIETLRFAHNYIWALTETLRMADHRGRTPDYLQAGSGLSSPTSVSSAEWDAASPAESGYVTSADFDPKHCHTPAHAMKVVYRDQSSVIPVTFYFKSFCVETRGSADFS, encoded by the coding sequence ATGTCTCCTGAAGTACTGCGCGCCCCCTGTGACCTGCACGCCTCCAGAGACTCAGAGGCGCTCAGCAGGTTTTCTGGTCGCAGCCCGGCGAGTGGAGCCGGTGACACCTCAGAGGACTCCAGTGAAAATCTGCCTCGAAAACCACCGACTGTTCTGGGAGGGGACGCCTCCTCGGGGAAAAACCTAAAACACAAAACCAGAAGCGAGAGGTCCGGGCAGCGGGGCAGGCGCAGAATGAAGGCGAACGACAGGGAGCGCCACCGGATGCACAACCTGAACTCCGCCCTGGACGCGCTGAGGAGCATCCTGCCGGCGCTGCCCGAAGACGCGAAGCTGACCAAGATCGAGACTCTGCGCTTTGCCCACAACTACATCTGGGCCCTGACCGAGACTCTGCGCATGGCCGACCATCGCGGACGCACGCCGGATTACCTGCAGGCGGGATCGGGTCTGAGCAGCCCAACAAGTGTTTCCTCCGCGGAGTGGGACGCGGCCTCACCCGCAGAGTCTGGCTACGTGACCTCGGCTGACTTTGACCCGAAACACTGCCACACGCCAGCTCACGCAATGAAGGTTGTGTATCGAGATCAGTCCAGTGTTATCCCCGTTACCTTTTACTTCAAGTCATTCTGTGTGGAAACGCGCGGCTCCGCTGACTTCTCATGA
- the sgpl1 gene encoding sphingosine-1-phosphate lyase 1, with protein sequence MDYWSALEVYKEMVLLYLEEGRRQVNLHCADLEPWQIIGATVITTLGAVWIKGFLFQQESLPSRIKKQCFRLIRKIPFVGMAIQSQLNKALDDMSASLCTLKEGMSYTKQLPSKGLSQSQVLDKIQEYETLNEVQWEKGCVSGAVYWGDESLTNLLVKVYGDFAWSNPLHPDIFPGVRKMEAEVVRMACTLFHGGPNSCGTVTSGGTESILMACKAYRDMAYERGVKYPEILAPVSVHAAFDKAAHYFGMKLVHIPLDKKTMKVDVKAMKRAISKNTAMLVCSAPQFPHGIMDPVEEVAKLAERYNLPLHVDACLGGFLIVFMAKAGYQLAPFDFRLKGVTSISADTHKYGYAPKGSSVILYSDKKYRHYQYFVAPDWQGGIYASPSVAGSRPGGIIAACWATMMHMGESGYVDATKKIISTARKIKTEISKLNGVFVFGDPEVSVVAIGSDVFDIFRLSNALTSKGWNLNTLQYPSSIHICCTVLHTQPGVADQFIRDVKEQVAIIMKNPKEKTTGMGAIYGMAQSIPDRSMVTEISRGFLDCLYSTEVPKSSTSHMNGNGKAH encoded by the exons ATGGATTACTGG AGTGCCTTGGAGGTGTATAAGGAGATGGTCCTGCTGTACCTGGAGGAGGGCCGGCGGCAGGTCAACTTGCACTGCGCCGACCTGGAGCCGTGGCAGATCATTGGAGCGACAGTCATCACCACGCTCGGAGCGGTCTGGATCAAAGGATTCCTCTTCCAGCAAGAAA GTCTCCCATCCCGAATCAAGAAGCAGTGCTTTCGACTCATCAGAAAAATCCCCTTTGTTGGCATGGCA ATTCAGAGCCAGCTCAACAAGGCTCTGGATGACATGTCTGCCAGTCTGTGTACTCTGAAGGAGGGGATGAGCTACACTAAACAGCTGCCCTCTAAAGGCCTCTCTCAGAGCCAAGTGCTGGACAAGATCCAAGAGTACGAGACTCTGA ATGAGGTGCAGTGGGAGAAAGGATGTGTTTCGGGTGCAGTGTACTGGGGTGATGAATCGCTGACCAATCTCCTGGTGAAG GTATATGGGGATTTTGCATGGAGCAACCCACTTCACCCAGACATCTTCCCTGGCGTAAGAAAGATGGAGGCTGAGGTTGTAAGAATGGCTTGCACACTTTTCCACGGCGGACCGAACTCCTGTGGCACA GTCACTTCAGGGGGAACAGAGAGCATACTGATGGCCTGCAAGGCATACAGAGACATGGCGTATGAACGTGGAGTCAAGTACCCTGAAAT CCTTGCGCCTGTGAGCGTCCACGCAGCCTTTGACAAAGCAGCACATTACTTTGGGATGAAGCTTGTTCACATTCCCCTTGACAAGAAAACTATGAAAGTAGACGTGAAG GCTATGAAGAGAGCCATCAGCAAAAACACCGCCATGCTTGTGTGCTCGGCTCCTCAGTTTCCTCATGGGATCATGGATCCTGTTGAGGAAGTAGCCAAG CTGGCTGAACGCTACAACCTCCCGCTGCATGTGGATGCCTGTCTGGGAGGTTTTCTCATTGTCTTCATGGCCAAGGCTGGTTACCAACTCGCCCCATTTGACTTCAGGTTAAAAGGTGTTACCAGCATCTCTGCAGACACCCACAAG TACGGTTACGCCCCCAAAGGTTCCTCAGTGATCCTCTACAGTGATAAAAAGTACCGTCACTACCAGTACTTCGTAGCTCCAGACTGGCAGGGGGGGATCTACGCCTCGCCCTCTGTTGCAGGCTCCAGGCCTGGAGGAATCATCGCCGCCTGCTGGGCGACCATGATGCACATGGGAGAGAGTGGATACGTAGATGCCACCAAGAAGATCATCAGCACAGCACGCAAAATCAAAACGGA aaTCAGCAAGTtgaatggtgtgtttgtgtttggggaTCCAGAGGTGTCAGTGGTGGCAATAGGCTCAGATGTTTTTGATATATTCCGTCTGTCTAATGCACTGACGTCAAAGGGCTGGAATCTGAACACACTGCAGTACCCATCCAG CATCCACATTTGTTGCACAGTTCTGCACACACAGCCGGGCGTCGCTGATCAGTTCATCCGTGATGTCAAAGAGCAGGTTGCCATCATCATGAAGAACCCCAAAGAGAAAACCACAGGAATG GGAGCGATCTACGGCATGGCCCAGTCTATCCCAGACAGATCCATGGTGACAGAGATCTCCCGTGGTTTCCTGGACTGTCTCTACAGCACTGAGGTGCCCAAGTCGAGCACCAGCCACATGAACGGCAACGGCAAAGCCCACTGA
- the pcbd1 gene encoding pterin-4-alpha-carbinolamine dehydratase, with the protein MAGKIQSLSEEERTHLLPLLRNAQWVEVVGRDAIYKEFIFKDFNQAFGFMSRVALQAEKMDHHPEWFNVYNKVQITLSTHDCGGLSQRDITLATFIDQASLM; encoded by the exons ATG GCCGGTAAAATTCAGAGTCTGTCCGAGGAGGAGAGGACCCACCTACTCCCCCTGCTACGCAACGCTCAGTGGGTGGAGGTTGTGGGACGGGACGCCATCTACAAAGAGTTTATCTTTAAAGACTTTAATCAG gcTTTTGGTTTCATGTCCAGAGTGGCTTTACAAGCAGAGAAGATGGACCATCACCCGGAGTGGTTCAATGTCTATAATAAG GTCCAGATCACTCTCAGCACACACGACTGTGGGGGGCTGTCCCAGCGTGACATCACTTTGGCCACCTTCATTGACCAGGCATCCCTGATGTGA
- the LOC139294618 gene encoding heparan-alpha-glucosaminide N-acetyltransferase — MSSGSGLGLVFKFSSGNMEPRKLLQASLTLLILATSSYGGHLKSAGPALKTDQALLTFHNQLTEEVQVFYTSDYCYKCVYQHLVTVKPNNSNASAMVSTKFTLTMQVQSQTRNATLCRWSQMYGEGGHYSVWIKMLEVISCTHAVDERPNNAYLPLLVAALLLAITALLFVVAPYIYRRRCTSKFIKTMCCQGPQYSVDNDAGHACEAEPNTTKAKPTRLRSLDTFRGFSLTVMVFVNYGGGGYWFFQHAPWNGLTVADLVMPWFVFIIGTSVVLALRSMQRRGVTRLQLLRKITWRTVVLLMLGFCFLNYSPRDGPLSWSWLRIPGVLQRLGFTYFVLSLLQTFWGQKEIPLRAYHWWNPIQDVVLYWPQWLIIILLETLWLCITLLMPVPNCPTGYLGAGGISDNGLYPNCTGGAAGYVDKWMFGDNMYRYPSCKEMYHTTQPFDPEGVLGTINSIVMGFMGMQAGKIIIFYKGMNVHILGRFLVWAVILGISAAILSKCTRDGGFIPVNKNLWSLSYVMCMGCFSFLLLGGMYFITDMMGWWDGQPFIYPGMNSIFVYVGHSLLGFYFPFSWEMRFQESHWEWLFQSLWGTALWVLIAYLLYKKKFFLKI; from the exons ATGAGTAGTGgaagtgggttagggttagttttcAAGTTTTCAAGTGGCAACATGGAGCCCAGGAAACTGCTGCAAGCCAGTCTAACTTTGTTAATCCTTGCGACCAGCAGCTATGGAGGACACTTAAAGTCAG CAGGGCCAGCTCTGAAAACGGACCAGGCTTTGTTAACATTTCATAACCAGCTGACAGAAGAAGTGCAGGTCTTCTACACGTCAGATTACTGCTACAAG TGTGTCTACCAGCATCTGGTCACTGTGAAACCCAACAACAGCAATGCGTCTGCGATGGTCAGCACTAAATTCACTCTGACTATGCAAGTGCAATCGCAGACCAGGAATGCAACTCTGTGCAG GTGGAGTCAGATGTATGGAGAAGGCGGTCACTACTCTGTTTGGATCAAGATGTTAGAGGTCATCAGCTGCACTCATGCTGTGGATGAAAGACCAAACAATGCATACCTGC CTCTTCTCGTGGCAGCTCTCTTACTGGCCATAACCGCTCTCTTATTCGTTGTGGCACCCTACATCTACAG GAGGCGTTGTACATCAAAATTTATTAAGACCATGTGCTGCCAAGGCCCACAGTACTCAGTAGATAAT GACGCAGGACATGCGTGTGAAGCTGAGCCCAATACCACTAAAGCCAAGCCAACACGTCTGCGCTCACTGGACACCTTCCGAGG GTTTTCCCTGACAGTGATGGTTTTTGTGAACTACGGTGGAGGAGGCTACTGGTTCTTTCAACATGCACCATGGAATG GTCTAACTGTGGCAGATCTCGTCATGCCATG GTTTGTGTTTATCATTGGGACTTCGGTGGTGTTGGCTCTCAGATCcatgcagaggagaggagtcaCCCGCCTGCAGCTGCTGCGCAAAATCACCTGGAGGACAGTCGTTCTCCTGATGCTCGGCTTCTGCTTCCTCAACTACTCTCCAAGAGACGGACCAC TGTCCTGGTCTTGGCTGAGGATCCCTGGAGTGCTGCAGCGTCTGGGCTTCACCTACTTTGTTCTGTCTCTCCTGCAGACTTTCTGGGGCCAGAAAGAAATCCCACTCAGAGCG TATCACTGGTGGAACCCCATCCAGGATGTGGTCCTCTATTGGCCACAGTGGCTGATTATCATCCTGCTGGAGACTCTGTGGCTCTGCATCACTTTGCTCATGCCTGTGCCCAACTGCCCCAC AGGGTATTTGGGAGCTGGTGGAATCAGTGATAATGGTCTTTACCCAAACTGCACTGGAGGCGCAGCAGGATACGTTGATAAATGGATGTTTGGTGATAACATGTACAGATACCCCTCATGCAAA GAAATGTATCACACCACGCAGCCCTTTGACCCGGAGGGGGTCCTAGGTACAATCAACTCCATTGTCATGGGATTCATGGGGATGCAG GCCGGGAAAATTATCATTTTCTACAAGGGGATGAACGTCCACATCCTCGGTCGATTCCTAGTGTGGGCCGTCATCCTG GGAATCTCTGCAGCCATCCTTTCTAAGTGCACACGAGACGGAGGATTTATACCTGTCAATAAAAACCTTTG GTCCTTGTCCTATGTGATGTGTATGGGCTGTTTCTCCTTCCTGCTGCTGGGAGGCATGTACTTTATCACTGACATGATGGGCTGGTGGGACGGACAGCCATTCATATACCCAG gGATGAACTCCATCTTTGTATATGTTGGTCACTCTCTCCTGGGTTTTTACTTCccgttcagctgggagatgcGCTTCCAGGAGAGCCACTGGGAGTGGCTCTTCCAAAGCCTGTGGGGGACTGCACTGTGGGTGCTCATTGCTTACCTGCTGTACAAGAAGAAATTCTTCCTCAAGATATAA